The following are encoded together in the Arthrobacter sp. Y-9 genome:
- a CDS encoding SpaH/EbpB family LPXTG-anchored major pilin: protein MGHSTFGLGRRFAALAGAVALALVGGAAAAQADTPAPSAGNINESTPTSLTIHKYDGTPGAAGDGTQKTDTSQLGNALAGVTFKITPVTSKNGQALDLHTQAGWDLLQGVKASDVTAANGYAFGTPVSVTTGADGSVTQSLPQAVYLVTETDPGTNNVISPAQPFLVTLPLPQSNGNWLYDVHVYPKNKINTTTPTKEVADPVAPVLGSSVTWTINAPVPALAAGDTYKSFVITDQLDSRLSYTSATVDGFTSGTDYTVTESNGLVTITFTPAGVAKLSSGQTVVAKVTTKVTSLGDNGVITNTATVNTNGSKVDTNKPSTNWGPLQILKYAQQDESKTLSGAHFEIYTAKDAAQPVGTLVTDANGKASISLWVGNNDVTSKTYWVKETQAPAGYTLPQDPWTQVTVKANGDTAPVVLKIANTQQPAVTLPFTGAEGQLLLTVTGIALLLLAVGAALVVSRRRAAQR, encoded by the coding sequence ATGGGCCACTCCACGTTTGGTCTGGGACGGCGCTTCGCCGCACTGGCCGGCGCCGTAGCGCTCGCACTGGTCGGCGGCGCCGCCGCAGCCCAGGCGGACACCCCGGCGCCGTCCGCAGGCAACATCAACGAGTCCACGCCGACGTCGCTGACGATCCACAAGTACGACGGCACGCCCGGCGCGGCCGGTGACGGCACCCAGAAGACCGACACCTCGCAGCTCGGCAACGCCCTGGCCGGTGTGACCTTCAAGATCACCCCGGTGACCTCGAAGAACGGCCAGGCCCTGGACCTGCACACGCAGGCCGGCTGGGACCTCCTGCAGGGTGTCAAGGCCTCCGACGTGACGGCGGCCAACGGCTACGCGTTCGGCACCCCGGTCAGCGTGACCACCGGCGCCGACGGCTCCGTGACCCAGTCCCTGCCGCAGGCCGTGTACCTGGTCACCGAAACCGACCCGGGCACCAACAACGTCATCTCCCCGGCTCAGCCGTTCCTGGTGACGCTGCCCCTGCCGCAGAGCAACGGCAACTGGCTCTACGACGTGCACGTGTACCCGAAGAACAAGATCAACACCACCACCCCCACCAAGGAGGTGGCCGATCCGGTCGCTCCGGTCCTGGGCTCCTCGGTCACCTGGACCATCAACGCCCCGGTGCCGGCCCTGGCAGCCGGTGACACCTACAAGTCCTTCGTCATCACCGACCAGCTGGACTCCCGCCTGAGCTACACCTCCGCCACCGTGGACGGCTTCACCTCGGGCACTGATTACACCGTCACCGAGTCCAACGGCCTCGTCACCATCACCTTCACCCCGGCCGGCGTGGCCAAGCTCTCCTCGGGCCAGACGGTCGTCGCCAAGGTGACCACCAAGGTCACCTCCCTGGGCGACAACGGCGTCATCACCAACACCGCGACCGTGAACACCAACGGCTCCAAGGTCGACACCAACAAGCCGAGCACCAACTGGGGCCCGCTGCAGATCCTCAAGTACGCCCAGCAGGACGAGAGCAAGACCCTCTCCGGCGCTCACTTCGAGATCTACACCGCCAAGGACGCCGCTCAGCCCGTAGGCACCCTCGTGACCGACGCCAACGGCAAGGCCTCCATCAGCCTCTGGGTCGGCAACAACGACGTCACCAGCAAGACCTACTGGGTCAAGGAGACCCAGGCTCCGGCCGGTTACACCCTGCCCCAGGATCCGTGGACCCAGGTCACGGTCAAGGCCAACGGTGACACCGCCCCGGTCGTGCTGAAGATCGCCAACACGCAGCAGCCCGCCGTGACCCTGCCGTTCACCGGCGCCGAGGGTCAGCTCCTGCTGACCGTCACCGGCATCGCCCTGCTCCTGCTCGCCGTCGGCGCCGCGCTGGTCGTCAGCCGCCGTCGCGCAGCACAGCGCTGA